CTGCGGCGCTGTGCACGCGCTCCAAATAACGTGCGCCGTCACCCTCGCTCTTCAACAATTCTTCTTCGGCGATAAGTTCGGCATAGCCGATGATGGCGTTCAAAGGCGTGCGCAATTCATGGCTGATCGCGGTCATAAAACGAGATTTGGCTTGGCTGGCGGCTTCCGCAGCCTTGCGGCGGGTGATGACAATGAAGACACCTTTGCACCCTAAGAAGGCGCCATTGGTGCCATACGTCACCAGTTCGCGGCCCTTAAACCAGATGTCGCGACCATCCCTGTCGGTTAGTCTAAACTCGAATGTTACAGGTTTGCCGCCAGACTGCGCGTGTTCTTTAAGCAAATCGGCGCGCCCCGGCCCTGCGGTATTGAACAGGAAGATCTCGCGCGGGTCCTTACCCAGAAATTCGATATCACCACGCTGCAAAACTTCGCGAAGTGCCCGCTGCAAATTTTCCGACACGTACGTGAGTTGGCAATCTGCGTCTTGCTCATAGACGCCGACTTGCGCTTCCGCGCACGCGTGCTGATAGAGTTTCAACTCCTGGGGCGCAGCGCGCTCCCGCGCTAAGAAAACAAGCCGAAGGCACAACCTCTACCATAGAATGCTGTGTGGTGTCCAAACCGTCCACTATGAGCCGAACACATTCCAGCCCGCCGCATGCGCCAGTCGCTCAAGCGCTAGCGTTCCCAATTGCGAATTGCCCTGCTGATTGAGACCCGGTGACCAAACGCAGAGCGAGGCTTTTCCCGGGACAATTGCAAGTATGCCACCACCGATGCCGCTCTTTCCAGGTAGACCGACGCGAAATGCAAAGTCACCTGACCCGTCGTAGTGCCCGCACGTCATCATCAATGCATTGATCCTGCGGGCTCGCTTCGCCGAGAGGATTTGGCTCCCAGAGGCCGGATTGACGCCGCCATGTGCGAGGAAAAGACCACTCCGCGCCAATTGCCGGCAGCTCATCGCTATCGCGCATTGATGCACATAAGTCCCAATGACGCGCTCGACCGAGTTGGTCAGATTTCCGTGCGCGGCCAGAAAATGGGCGAGGGACGCGTTGCGGTGGCTGAAACGTGCTTCGGAGTTCGCCACATTGTCATCGACGAAAATGGAGTCGTCCTCGCTCACCGCCCGCACGAACTGAAGAATTTCGCCGATTGCTTCGCGCGGTTCGCGCCGTCCCAAAACGATGTCAGTCACCACCAAGGCGCCGGCGTTGATGAAGGGATTGCGTGGTACGCCGCCTTCATGTTCGAGTTGGACGATCGAATTGAACGCTGATCCAGACGGCTCGCGGCCCACGCGTTCCCATAGTTGATCACCTAACCGACCCAGAGAAAGCGCTAGCAGGAACACTTTCGAGATACTTTGTATCGAGAACGGCTCCTCGGCGTTGCCCGCACTCCAAGTTTGGCCATTCAGATCTGCCACGGCGATCGCGAACTTCTTGGGATCCACGCGCGCTAGCTCTGGGATCGCGGAGGTAACGCGACCGCAATCCGGATAACTCGCCAGAGTCGAACAAAGATCATCCAGTTCGGTTTGAATGTCACGCACGTTGCAAACCCTCTATGCGGCTTGCCTCCGCTACTTGCCGCTCTCTAGTTCATCGCGGCGCAGGTCAATCTCTACCGCAATTCCTTCGAGTGACAGCGCGAGGGGCGGGGCGCTCTTTGCCGCTGTGA
This window of the alpha proteobacterium U9-1i genome carries:
- a CDS encoding signal transduction histidine kinase; this translates as MKLYQHACAEAQVGVYEQDADCQLTYVSENLQRALREVLQRGDIEFLGKDPREIFLFNTAGPGRADLLKEHAQSGGKPVTFEFRLTDRDGRDIWFKGRELVTYGTNGAFLGCKGVFIVITRRKAAEAASQAKSRFMTAISHELRTPLNAIIGYAELIAEEELLKSEGDGARYLERVHSAAGHLLALIDEVLMFTDLENASGAAIPERLGIENFCRSIIGEFTAAAQARANILV
- a CDS encoding glutaminase, producing MRDIQTELDDLCSTLASYPDCGRVTSAIPELARVDPKKFAIAVADLNGQTWSAGNAEEPFSIQSISKVFLLALSLGRLGDQLWERVGREPSGSAFNSIVQLEHEGGVPRNPFINAGALVVTDIVLGRREPREAIGEILQFVRAVSEDDSIFVDDNVANSEARFSHRNASLAHFLAAHGNLTNSVERVIGTYVHQCAIAMSCRQLARSGLFLAHGGVNPASGSQILSAKRARRINALMMTCGHYDGSGDFAFRVGLPGKSGIGGGILAIVPGKASLCVWSPGLNQQGNSQLGTLALERLAHAAGWNVFGS